A genomic segment from Salvia splendens isolate huo1 chromosome 13, SspV2, whole genome shotgun sequence encodes:
- the LOC121760569 gene encoding uncharacterized protein LOC121760569, which yields MDDLWNDAWDSLIQEVQREAVEEDAVLAAKLVEASLPRAIHHCRTIPRDHSGAHQRLMADYFGDNPRYPSEIFRRCFTLRSDCTGQIGLSTFQKCTAAIRQLAYAGQADMFDEYLQIGSNNDINILQTSSLFNDECARGRVQKSDS from the exons ATGGATGATTTGTGGAATGACGCGTGGgattctctgattcaagaggtgcagaGGGAAGCCGTCGAGGAGGATGCAGTGCTGGCAGCGAAATTGGTGGAGGCCTCGCTACCTCGTGCGATTCATCATTGtcggacaatcccacgagaccatAGCGGAGCGCACCAGCGGCTGATGGCAGACTACTTTGGCGATAACCCCCGTTACCCATCAGAGATTTTCCGTCG gtgcttcaccctccggagtgATTGCACTGGCCAGATTGGGCTGTCTACTTTTCAGAaatgcaccgctgcaattagacagcttgcctatgccggacAGGCTGATATGTttgacgaatacctacagatag gttcgaacaacgacatcaacattCTCCAAACATCGTCTCTCTTCAATGATGAGTGTGCCagggggagggtccagaaatcagatTCGTAA